From the genome of Gloeocapsa sp. DLM2.Bin57, one region includes:
- a CDS encoding pentapeptide repeat-containing protein has product MSLTSIFAKLILLLSAAIILVFLMATPTAFAQANRVNYTSTELQDRDFSNLDLHGSVFADADMRRANFSGANLEGSILTQGIFLEANLTGANLSDSLADRATFDQANLTNAIFVEAIAIRSRFFDAIITGADFTGTILDEYQVNLLCEYASGINPVTGVSTRDSLGCRD; this is encoded by the coding sequence ATGTCTTTAACATCAATCTTTGCTAAATTAATCTTACTCTTGAGTGCTGCTATAATACTAGTATTCTTAATGGCTACCCCTACTGCTTTTGCTCAAGCTAACCGCGTTAATTATACTAGCACAGAATTACAAGATCGGGATTTCTCTAATTTAGACCTCCATGGGAGTGTTTTTGCTGATGCTGATATGCGTCGGGCTAATTTTTCAGGAGCTAATTTAGAGGGTTCAATTCTCACTCAAGGAATATTTTTAGAAGCTAATTTGACTGGAGCTAATCTGAGTGATTCTCTAGCGGATCGCGCGACTTTTGACCAAGCGAATTTAACTAACGCTATTTTTGTCGAGGCGATCGCGATTCGTAGTCGTTTTTTTGATGCGATCATCACAGGTGCTGATTTTACAGGAACGATTCTTGATGAATATCAGGTTAATTTACTCTGTGAATACGCATCAGGAATCAATCCGGTGA